One genomic region from Candidatus Nanosynbacter sp. TM7-074 encodes:
- the rpsJ gene encoding 30S ribosomal protein S10 — protein MAQDTGIKIRIRLKAYDHKVIDQSAKQIIDTAIRTGANVAGPVPLPTRRSTYTVVKSPHVYKMGGETYERRVHKRLIDITNATPKTIDSLQNLNLPAGVDAEIRM, from the coding sequence ATGGCTCAAGATACCGGGATCAAAATCCGCATCCGTCTGAAGGCGTATGACCACAAGGTCATCGACCAATCAGCAAAACAAATCATCGACACCGCGATTCGCACCGGCGCGAACGTTGCTGGCCCAGTGCCATTACCAACTCGTCGCAGCACCTACACAGTCGTAAAAAGCCCACACGTATACAAAATGGGTGGTGAAACCTACGAGCGCCGTGTTCACAAGCGGTTGATCGACATCACCAACGCCACACCAAAGACCATCGATAGCTTGCAGAACTTGAACTTGCCAGCTGGCGTTGACGCTGAAATTCGTATGTAG
- a CDS encoding L-lactate dehydrogenase, which translates to MVNKQKLVIIGGGGMVGATTAYACALRSVIEEIVLIDRNADLAWGQAADINDAMGLDRNVVVRTGNYSDINDDDIVVITAGSPQLPGQTRLELVGVNAAIMRDIVKNIMAGGAKPYLIVVSNPVDVLTYVALKESGLPKTRVFGTGTTLDTARLKSYLADALNVDSKAVDAYILGEHGDSSFSTIETAQIGEVPIREYPGFTEEMIEGIEQKIRNRAYRVIETKKSTYFAIGFVVSKIVSALRQSTHTVYPVCSLAEGEYGLDNVVLGLPSTICRDGVKILTGYPLTERERQSLNNSAAIIGEMIAHLDKA; encoded by the coding sequence ATGGTGAATAAACAGAAATTGGTGATTATCGGTGGTGGCGGAATGGTTGGTGCGACGACGGCGTATGCTTGTGCGCTGCGCAGTGTGATTGAAGAAATTGTATTGATCGACCGCAATGCGGATTTGGCATGGGGTCAAGCCGCGGACATCAACGACGCCATGGGGCTTGACCGCAATGTAGTGGTACGTACGGGTAACTATAGTGACATCAACGACGATGATATCGTGGTTATTACCGCTGGCTCGCCGCAACTGCCAGGTCAGACGCGACTGGAGTTAGTCGGCGTCAATGCTGCCATCATGCGTGACATTGTCAAAAACATTATGGCTGGTGGCGCCAAGCCGTATTTGATCGTTGTCAGTAACCCAGTCGACGTCTTGACCTATGTAGCGTTGAAGGAATCGGGACTGCCGAAAACCCGAGTGTTCGGCACGGGAACGACTCTGGACACCGCACGGCTGAAATCGTACCTGGCGGACGCGCTAAATGTCGACAGCAAGGCGGTTGATGCCTACATCTTGGGCGAGCATGGCGACTCTTCGTTTTCGACCATTGAGACTGCGCAGATTGGTGAGGTACCTATTCGTGAATATCCGGGCTTTACGGAGGAGATGATTGAGGGCATTGAGCAGAAAATCCGTAACCGCGCCTACCGAGTGATCGAGACAAAGAAGTCGACGTATTTTGCCATTGGCTTTGTGGTCTCTAAGATTGTCTCGGCCTTACGTCAGTCAACGCACACGGTCTATCCAGTTTGTTCGCTGGCTGAGGGTGAATATGGACTGGACAATGTCGTACTGGGCTTGCCATCGACCATCTGCCGCGACGGCGTGAAAATTTTGACGGGCTATCCACTGACCGAACGCGAGAGGCAATCGCTCAACAATTCTGCTGCGATTATCGGTGAAATGATCGCCCACCTTGATAAAGCCTAG
- the rplC gene encoding 50S ribosomal protein L3 encodes MKTLLGTKLGMTQLLAEDGKAIPVTLIQAGPVTVTQVKTVETDGYNAVQVAYGEGKNLSKAVAGHVKLAQVTPKHIREFRVDEIPEGLKVGDEINVSAFEVGDSVDATGTSKGKGFAGTIKRHNFKRHRKTHGGKGNTRKPGSIGSMYPQKVFKGKTMAGHMGHERVTVKNLEVAYVDPETNLIGVKGAVPGPRKGLIILGGNK; translated from the coding sequence GTGAAAACACTTCTCGGTACCAAACTTGGTATGACCCAGCTCTTGGCTGAAGACGGCAAAGCCATTCCGGTGACGCTGATCCAAGCCGGCCCTGTCACCGTGACTCAGGTGAAGACTGTCGAAACCGACGGTTACAATGCGGTACAGGTCGCTTATGGAGAGGGTAAGAACCTGAGCAAGGCCGTGGCTGGACACGTCAAGCTAGCCCAAGTGACCCCGAAGCATATTCGGGAATTCCGCGTCGACGAGATCCCTGAGGGACTCAAAGTTGGCGACGAAATCAACGTTTCCGCGTTCGAAGTCGGCGATTCTGTCGATGCGACCGGAACCAGCAAAGGTAAAGGTTTCGCTGGAACCATTAAACGCCACAACTTTAAGCGTCACCGCAAGACGCACGGTGGTAAAGGTAATACTCGTAAGCCAGGTTCAATTGGCTCGATGTATCCACAAAAAGTGTTCAAGGGTAAGACGATGGCTGGCCACATGGGTCACGAGCGTGTTACCGTCAAGAACCTGGAAGTGGCATATGTTGATCCAGAGACCAATCTGATCGGGGTGAAGGGCGCTGTCCCTGGGCCACGAAAAGGGCTGATTATTTTAGGAGGTAACAAGTAA